One window from the genome of Gadus macrocephalus chromosome 7, ASM3116895v1 encodes:
- the LOC132461743 gene encoding CD166 antigen homolog, with protein sequence MEPATRLSTTFSTLQYTATKQDADAAFACSAAHPLGAQVSAPEVFPIHYPTENLSLQVLSMGPIVEGENVTLKCQADGNPPPVSFNFHLKGVQVPVVGSNTYTLAGITRDAAGEYKCSLADNASIEDAHAIEVNYLDLSLSPTGKVLKKIGDKLNVTMEKNTSGHAKVSWTKDGKAAKAPAFERLTYADAGVYVCEVATGTLKRSLNFQLVVEGVPEITSLTKQRADSHKVLTCEALGVPEPSFQWSVNGTEVESSYANAKATHRIRVEPAANLTVTCSVRNKLGEDARTITVSSLIKEKTEEKGVGDEGDDQSKLIVGVVVGLLVAAALVGIIYWIYMKKRQGTWNTNEKEVGTSEESKKLEETTNNHSIP encoded by the exons ATGGAGCCCGCCACGCGGctctccaccaccttctccacccTGCAGTACACCGCCACCAAGCAGGACGCCGACGCCGCCTTCGCCTGCTCCGCCGCCCACCCCCTGGGCGCTCAGGTGTCCGCGCCAGAGGTGTTCCCTATCCACT ACCCCACAGAGAATCTGAGCCTGCAGGTTCTCTCCATGGGGCCCATCGTGGAGGGGGAAAACGTGACGCTGAAATGTCAGGCGGACGGAAACCCTCCACCAGTCAGCTTCAACTTCCACCTCAAG GGTGTCCAGGTCCCCGTGGTGGGCTCCAACACCTACACCTTGGCCGGCATCACAAGAGACGCCGCAGGCGAATACAAGTGCTCGCTGGCGGACAACGCTAGCATTGAGGACGCGCATGCTATCGAAGTGAACT ACCTGGACCTGAGCCTAAGTCCCACGGGGAAAGTGCTGAAGAAGATTGGCGACAAACTGAATGTGACCATGGAGAAGAACACTTCTGGCCACGCCAAGGTCTCGTGGACCAAG GACGGCAAAGCAGCCAAAGCGCCGGCGTTCGAGCGGCTGACGTACGCGGACGCgggcgtctatgtgtgtgaggtCGCCACGGGGACGCTGAAGCGCAGCCTCAACTTCCAGCTGGTGGTGGAAG GTGTGCCCGAGATCACCAGCCTGACCAAGCAGCGAGCGGACAGCCACAAGGTGCTCACCTGTGAAGCCCTGGGGGTACCGGAGCCCAGCTTCCAGTGGAGCGTCAACGGCACAGAG GTGGAGAGCAGCTACGCCAACGCCAAGGCCACCCACAGGATCAGGGTGGAGCCCGCCGCCAACCTCACCGTCACCTGCAGCGTCCGCAACAAGCTGGGAGAGGACGCCCGCACCATCACCGTCTCCTCAC TCATTAAGGAGAAGACCGAGGAGAAAG gggtTGGGGATGAAGGTGATGACCAGTCCAAGTTGAtcgtgggggtggtggtgggtctcCTCGTGGCTGCAGCCTTGGTGGGCATCATCTACTGGATCTACATGAAGAAGAG GCAAGGGACCTGGAATACCAACGAGAAGGAGGTCGGCACGTCTGAGGAGAGCAAGAAGCTGGAAGAgaccaccaacaaccacagcatCCCTTAG